One part of the Lotus japonicus ecotype B-129 chromosome 2, LjGifu_v1.2 genome encodes these proteins:
- the LOC130736698 gene encoding uncharacterized protein LOC130736698: protein MKDPQFFQDKAILAPTLEAVEMINTYMLGIIAAPEHEYLSSESVLRSDEDSEIQGEWLTTEFLNDTKSSRMPNHKLFVVDTQIMLLRNIDKATGLCNGTRLIVDGLGERFIGATVITGTNVKDKVHILRTN, encoded by the coding sequence ATGAAAGATCctcaattctttcaagataAAGCAATATTGGCCCCTACATTAGAagctgttgaaatgataaacacttacatgcttggGATAATAGCTGCACCAGAACATGAATATCTTAGCTCCGAATCTGTCTTACGAtctgatgaggattctgaaatccAAGGTGAGTGGTTAACCACAGAATTTTTGaacgacactaaaagttcaAGAATGCCTAACCACAAACTTTTTGTAGTTGACACTCaaatcatgcttttgagaaatatagataaAGCAacaggtttatgcaatggaaccaggttaattgtggatgGACTTGGTGAACGttttattggtgcaactgttatcacggGAACAAATGTCAAGGACAAAGTGCACATTTTAAGaaccaattaa
- the LOC130738488 gene encoding cysteine-rich receptor-like protein kinase 25 isoform X2 — MLSQKQSNNTSMSSYNIIFFFILISFLSFSTTEAQNTPVFQSSTCFSNDTTSDNNRSGFQLDLRRSLLASLSSKATEKTQFFNTTVTSTTDPSDSIYGLFMCRGDIASQLCQQCVVNATQRLSSECSLSKEAVIWYDECMVRYSNRSFFSTMETVPAVYLSSFPNIPEPDPDTGMSFLFDTMNSTSDKACRRKTKFATRAVDIPGQPLQTVYFLAQCTPDLSPSDCRTCLSGAIGELPICCDRKQGARVLFPSCNIRYELFPFYRNAILPPKDGGGGGSYSRSEKPRFENNIRNEFLFPIYVRSLCTSDQSSPDLSFQNDTKTLLSHFSSNATRYDGLKNYYGDVNGKVYGLFMCRGDVPTDLCGQCIINATHQISSECQSSKEAIIWYRQCMLRYSNQNFLSKMETSPTYSELNITKASNQISEFGYQLSNNLNRLAKTTGYSDGRYKVESQNLSDVQSLYTLGQCTPDLSSVDCTNCLQDLIGKSIFWRYLGSGGGRVMYPSCNMRFELSQFYRIEGPKAQPPNSPLSPSGSTGKQSGRQRTIILVAVLVPSILIILVMLFSFCYYVQKRNARKRHLTILRENFGNESATVEPLQFDFVVIQAATNNFSEDNYIGKGGFGKVYKGILHNGQQIAVKRLSESSNQGVDEFKNEVLLIAKLQHKNLVAFVGFCLEEQEKILIYEYVPNKSLDYFLFDSQVEHPLSWDERYNIIGGIARGIVYLHEHSRLKVIHRDLKPSNVLLDENMIPKISDFGLARIVEINQDQENTNRIVGTYGYMSPEYAMLGEFSDKSDVFSFGIMILEIVTGKKKLSSYEPHPIANGLLSYVWREWKDQTPLSVLDQNIKENYSQTEVMKCIQIGLLCAQHNPDARPTMVEVVSYLGSYSANMPTPLEPTVFLRTRMEPTAFPEGSSSKQSESDSINEMSIS; from the exons ATGCTCTCTCAAAAACAGTCTAATAACACATCCATGTCTTCCTATaacattattttcttcttcattctcatTAGCTTCCTCAGTTTTTCAACTACTGAGGCACAAAACACTCCTGTTTTTCAATCTTCAACTTGCTTCAGCAATGATACGACCTCCGACAACAACAGAAGTGGCTTCCAATTGGATCTGAGGAGGAGCCTCCTCGCTTCATTGTCGTCAAAGGCCACTGAGAAAACACAATTCTTCAACACCACTGTCACTAGTACAACAGACCCCTCTGACTCCATCTATGGCTTGTTCATGTGCAGGGGTGACATCGCCTCTCAACTTTGTCAGCAATGCGTGGTAAATGCAACACAGCGACTATCCTCAGAGTGTTCCTTGTCCAAAGAAGCTGTGATTTGGTATGACGAGTGTATGGTTCGCTACTCCAATCGCTCTTTCTTCTCCACCATGGAAACAGTGCCGGCAGTTTATTTGTCAAGCTTCCCTAATATCCCAGAACCCGATCCTGATACCGGTATGAGTTTCCTGTTTGACACCATGAATTCAACTTCAGATAAAGCTTGCCGCAGGAAGACAAAGTTTGCCACAAGGGCAGTAGATATCCCAGGCCAGCCGTTGCAGACCGTTTACTTTCTAGCACAGTGCACACCAGACTTGTCACCCAGTGATTGCAGAACATGTCTAAGTGGGGCGATAGGAGAACTTCCTATCTGTTGTGATAGAAAGCAGGGAGCGAGAGTTCTATTTCCTAGCTGTAACATTAGGTACGAATTGTTCCCTTTCTATCGCAATGCCATTTTACCACCAAAAgatggcggcggcggcggctcGTATAGTAGGTCAGAGAAACCAAGATTTGAGAATAACATTAGGAATGAATTTTTGTTCCCTATCTATGTTCGCAGCTTATGCACAAGTGACCAATCCTCCCCTGATTTATCTTTCCAAAACGACACCAAGACCCttctctctcatttttcttcCAACGCCACCAGATATGACGGCCTGAAAAATTATTATGGTGATGTGAACGGCAAGGTATATGGCCTCTTCATGTGCCGGGGCGATGTTCCCACTGACCTGTGCGGACAATGCATCATAAACGCAACACATCAAATATCCTCAGAGTGTCAATCATCCAAAGAGGCTATAATATGGTACAGGCAATGCATGCTTAGATATTCCAACCAGAATTTCCTTTCCAAAATGGAGACAAGTCCTACATATTCTGAGCTGAACATCACTAAAGCTTCCAACCAAATTAGCGAGTTCGGTTATCAATTATCaaataacttaaatcgactcgCAAAAACCACAGGGTACAGTGATGGAAGATATAAAGTGGAATCACAGAATTTGAGTGATGTACAATCTCTATATACTCTTGGCCAGTGCACACCAGATTTGTCCAGTGTAGATTGCACGAATTGTCTGCAAGATTTGATTGGAAAATCAATTTTCTGGCGTTATTTGGGAAGTGGAGGGGGAAGAGTTATGTATCCCAGCTGCAATATGAGGTTTGAATTGTCCCAATTTTACAGAATTGAAGGTCCCAAAGCTCAACCACCCAATTCACCTCTGAGTCCATCAGGATCTACAG GAAAACAAAGTGGCCGACAACGAACAATTATTTTAGTTGCTGTGCTTGTGCcttcaattttaattattttagtgatgctcttttccttttgttacTATGTGCAAAAGAGAAACGCACGAAAGAGACATCTGACCATTCTCAGAGAAAATT ttGGTAATGAAAGTGCAACTGTAGAGCCATTACAATTCGATTTTGTCGTAATTCAAGCAGCAACTAACAACTTTTCTGAGGACAATTACATTGGCAAAGGCGGATTTGGAAAGGTTTATAAG GGTATTCTTCATAATGGACAACAAATAGCAGTGAAGCGACTTTCAGAAAGTTCTAACCAAGGTGTTGATGAGTTTAAGAACGAAGTGTTATTGATAGCGAAACTTCAACACAAAAATCTTGTGGCATTCGTTGGCTTTTGTCTTGAGGAACAAGAGAAAATACTCATTTACGAATATGTGCCAAACAAGAGCCTTGAttactttttatttg ATTCTCAAGTTGAACATCCATTAAGTTGGGATGAACGTTATAATATTATTGGAGGGATTGCTCGAGGAATTGTTTATTTACATGAGCATTCGAGGCTTAAAGTCATACACCGTGATCTGAAACCCAGCAATGTTTTGTTAGATGAAAATATGATTCCAAAAATTTCAGATTTTGGTTTGGCTAGAATTGTTGAAATAAATCAAGACCAAGAGAATACAAATAGGATTGTTGGAACATA TGGCTATATGTCTCCAGAATATGCAATGCTTGGGGAATTTTCAGATAAATcagatgttttcagttttggaATCATGATTTTAGAGATTGTTACAGGGAAAAAGAAACTAAGTTCTTATGAACCACATCCTATTGCAAATGGTCTCTTGAGTTAT GTATGGAGAGAATGGAAGGATCAAACACCTTTAAGTGTATTGGACCAAAATATCAAAGAAAATTACTCTCAAACTGAAGTCATGAAATGCATTCAAATTGGTCTATTATGTGCTCAACATAACCCTGATGCTAGACCTACAATGGTAGAAGTTGTTTCATATCTTGGCAGTTATTCAGCTAATATGCCAACTCCACTAGAACCTACAGTTTTCTTACGCACTAGGATGGAACCGACAGCATTTCCAGAAGGATCAAGTTCTAAACAATCTGAGAGTGATTCCATCAATGAAATGTCTATAA GTTGA
- the LOC130738488 gene encoding cysteine-rich receptor-like protein kinase 25 isoform X1, with protein MLSQKQSNNTSMSSYNIIFFFILISFLSFSTTEAQNTPVFQSSTCFSNDTTSDNNRSGFQLDLRRSLLASLSSKATEKTQFFNTTVTSTTDPSDSIYGLFMCRGDIASQLCQQCVVNATQRLSSECSLSKEAVIWYDECMVRYSNRSFFSTMETVPAVYLSSFPNIPEPDPDTGMSFLFDTMNSTSDKACRRKTKFATRAVDIPGQPLQTVYFLAQCTPDLSPSDCRTCLSGAIGELPICCDRKQGARVLFPSCNIRYELFPFYRNAILPPKDGGGGGSYSRSEKPRFENNIRNEFLFPIYVRSLCTSDQSSPDLSFQNDTKTLLSHFSSNATRYDGLKNYYGDVNGKVYGLFMCRGDVPTDLCGQCIINATHQISSECQSSKEAIIWYRQCMLRYSNQNFLSKMETSPTYSELNITKASNQISEFGYQLSNNLNRLAKTTGYSDGRYKVESQNLSDVQSLYTLGQCTPDLSSVDCTNCLQDLIGKSIFWRYLGSGGGRVMYPSCNMRFELSQFYRIEGPKAQPPNSPLSPSGSTGKQSGRQRTIILVAVLVPSILIILVMLFSFCYYVQKRNARKRHLTILRENFGNESATVEPLQFDFVVIQAATNNFSEDNYIGKGGFGKVYKGILHNGQQIAVKRLSESSNQGVDEFKNEVLLIAKLQHKNLVAFVGFCLEEQEKILIYEYVPNKSLDYFLFDSQVEHPLSWDERYNIIGGIARGIVYLHEHSRLKVIHRDLKPSNVLLDENMIPKISDFGLARIVEINQDQENTNRIVGTYGYMSPEYAMLGEFSDKSDVFSFGIMILEIVTGKKKLSSYEPHPIANGLLSYVWREWKDQTPLSVLDQNIKENYSQTEVMKCIQIGLLCAQHNPDARPTMVEVVSYLGSYSANMPTPLEPTVFLRTRMEPTAFPEGSSSKQSESDSINEMSISNFLPR; from the exons ATGCTCTCTCAAAAACAGTCTAATAACACATCCATGTCTTCCTATaacattattttcttcttcattctcatTAGCTTCCTCAGTTTTTCAACTACTGAGGCACAAAACACTCCTGTTTTTCAATCTTCAACTTGCTTCAGCAATGATACGACCTCCGACAACAACAGAAGTGGCTTCCAATTGGATCTGAGGAGGAGCCTCCTCGCTTCATTGTCGTCAAAGGCCACTGAGAAAACACAATTCTTCAACACCACTGTCACTAGTACAACAGACCCCTCTGACTCCATCTATGGCTTGTTCATGTGCAGGGGTGACATCGCCTCTCAACTTTGTCAGCAATGCGTGGTAAATGCAACACAGCGACTATCCTCAGAGTGTTCCTTGTCCAAAGAAGCTGTGATTTGGTATGACGAGTGTATGGTTCGCTACTCCAATCGCTCTTTCTTCTCCACCATGGAAACAGTGCCGGCAGTTTATTTGTCAAGCTTCCCTAATATCCCAGAACCCGATCCTGATACCGGTATGAGTTTCCTGTTTGACACCATGAATTCAACTTCAGATAAAGCTTGCCGCAGGAAGACAAAGTTTGCCACAAGGGCAGTAGATATCCCAGGCCAGCCGTTGCAGACCGTTTACTTTCTAGCACAGTGCACACCAGACTTGTCACCCAGTGATTGCAGAACATGTCTAAGTGGGGCGATAGGAGAACTTCCTATCTGTTGTGATAGAAAGCAGGGAGCGAGAGTTCTATTTCCTAGCTGTAACATTAGGTACGAATTGTTCCCTTTCTATCGCAATGCCATTTTACCACCAAAAgatggcggcggcggcggctcGTATAGTAGGTCAGAGAAACCAAGATTTGAGAATAACATTAGGAATGAATTTTTGTTCCCTATCTATGTTCGCAGCTTATGCACAAGTGACCAATCCTCCCCTGATTTATCTTTCCAAAACGACACCAAGACCCttctctctcatttttcttcCAACGCCACCAGATATGACGGCCTGAAAAATTATTATGGTGATGTGAACGGCAAGGTATATGGCCTCTTCATGTGCCGGGGCGATGTTCCCACTGACCTGTGCGGACAATGCATCATAAACGCAACACATCAAATATCCTCAGAGTGTCAATCATCCAAAGAGGCTATAATATGGTACAGGCAATGCATGCTTAGATATTCCAACCAGAATTTCCTTTCCAAAATGGAGACAAGTCCTACATATTCTGAGCTGAACATCACTAAAGCTTCCAACCAAATTAGCGAGTTCGGTTATCAATTATCaaataacttaaatcgactcgCAAAAACCACAGGGTACAGTGATGGAAGATATAAAGTGGAATCACAGAATTTGAGTGATGTACAATCTCTATATACTCTTGGCCAGTGCACACCAGATTTGTCCAGTGTAGATTGCACGAATTGTCTGCAAGATTTGATTGGAAAATCAATTTTCTGGCGTTATTTGGGAAGTGGAGGGGGAAGAGTTATGTATCCCAGCTGCAATATGAGGTTTGAATTGTCCCAATTTTACAGAATTGAAGGTCCCAAAGCTCAACCACCCAATTCACCTCTGAGTCCATCAGGATCTACAG GAAAACAAAGTGGCCGACAACGAACAATTATTTTAGTTGCTGTGCTTGTGCcttcaattttaattattttagtgatgctcttttccttttgttacTATGTGCAAAAGAGAAACGCACGAAAGAGACATCTGACCATTCTCAGAGAAAATT ttGGTAATGAAAGTGCAACTGTAGAGCCATTACAATTCGATTTTGTCGTAATTCAAGCAGCAACTAACAACTTTTCTGAGGACAATTACATTGGCAAAGGCGGATTTGGAAAGGTTTATAAG GGTATTCTTCATAATGGACAACAAATAGCAGTGAAGCGACTTTCAGAAAGTTCTAACCAAGGTGTTGATGAGTTTAAGAACGAAGTGTTATTGATAGCGAAACTTCAACACAAAAATCTTGTGGCATTCGTTGGCTTTTGTCTTGAGGAACAAGAGAAAATACTCATTTACGAATATGTGCCAAACAAGAGCCTTGAttactttttatttg ATTCTCAAGTTGAACATCCATTAAGTTGGGATGAACGTTATAATATTATTGGAGGGATTGCTCGAGGAATTGTTTATTTACATGAGCATTCGAGGCTTAAAGTCATACACCGTGATCTGAAACCCAGCAATGTTTTGTTAGATGAAAATATGATTCCAAAAATTTCAGATTTTGGTTTGGCTAGAATTGTTGAAATAAATCAAGACCAAGAGAATACAAATAGGATTGTTGGAACATA TGGCTATATGTCTCCAGAATATGCAATGCTTGGGGAATTTTCAGATAAATcagatgttttcagttttggaATCATGATTTTAGAGATTGTTACAGGGAAAAAGAAACTAAGTTCTTATGAACCACATCCTATTGCAAATGGTCTCTTGAGTTAT GTATGGAGAGAATGGAAGGATCAAACACCTTTAAGTGTATTGGACCAAAATATCAAAGAAAATTACTCTCAAACTGAAGTCATGAAATGCATTCAAATTGGTCTATTATGTGCTCAACATAACCCTGATGCTAGACCTACAATGGTAGAAGTTGTTTCATATCTTGGCAGTTATTCAGCTAATATGCCAACTCCACTAGAACCTACAGTTTTCTTACGCACTAGGATGGAACCGACAGCATTTCCAGAAGGATCAAGTTCTAAACAATCTGAGAGTGATTCCATCAATGAAATGTCTATAAGTAATTTTCTTCCCCGTTAG